The following coding sequences lie in one Heliangelus exortis chromosome 8, bHelExo1.hap1, whole genome shotgun sequence genomic window:
- the RNF11 gene encoding RING finger protein 11: MGNCLKSPTSDDISLLHESQSDRASYGDGAEPDQEPPPPYQEQVPVPVYHPTPSQTRLATQLTEEEQIRIAQRIGLIQHLPKGVYDPGRDGSEKKIRECVICMMDFVYGDPIRFLPCMHIYHLDCIDDWLMRSFTCPSCMEPVDAALLSSYETN, from the exons ATGGGGAACTGTCTTAAGTCCCCCACCTCGGATGACATCTCGCTGCTTCACGAGTCCCAGTCGGACAGAGCCAGCTACGGGGACGGGGCTGAGCCGGATCaggagccgccgccgccataTCAG gagCAGGTCCCTGTTCCTGTTTATCACCCAACTCCAAGCCAGACTCGGCTGGCAACACAGCTGACAGAGGAGGAACAGATCCGGATAGCGCAGAGGATCGGTCTGATCCAGCACCTGCCCAAAGGAGTCTATGATCCCGGGAGAGACGGCTCCGAGAAGAAGATCAGAGA atGTGTCATTTGTATGATGGACTTTGTTTATGGGGATCCTATCCGATTTCTGCCGTGCATGCACATTTACCACCTGGACTGTATAGATGACTGGTTGATGAGATCCTTTACCTGTCCATCCTGCATGGAGCCAGTGGATGCAGCACTGCTTTCATCCTATGAGACTAACTGA
- the LOC139798764 gene encoding uncharacterized protein — protein sequence MLLKIRERGPGEGEWAGTKPGHDTLPRSRSRSVTRGAQRQTVMSPRAPTKAAVPDGHPARNPSPSLGASATDPRQAAGGITTHTHPQPPPYPRSGPARPGPAHPAGTSPPVCRERPEVRDWRRQSGFHRSPLPGTPERKGRGSGGRPAQERRREGGREAAAAPGPALRACGLAAALPCAPLLTPFPRAPSARPAASRSPPAPDFRAPRPLPYLIWRRRLLIRLSPVPVAGSVRLGLVKQRDVIRGGGLKTVPHLPLPGEGGSSSSASSSSGTDRQPPPAAAPHPQPPRRSTQPAAAPPGRLMPAPALSGLTPAQPLLASLRSRPDPPSRGRRQDWPPTPRGGGVGQRAPVGCARPAAARRCSASWSPAPCALGFVAQAALAPPPPTPPRRAGLSSPKAPVKPSSVPNRLSGERCPLHGTRRSGAGLDGTSVRMLPPARQWAPPSATATPPKWKCQQDDMAVGKKLGNYVSSAIPE from the exons ATGCTGCTAAAAATACGGGAGCGGGGCCCGGGAGAGGGTGAATGGGCCGGGACAAAGCCCGGACACGACACGCTCCCGCGGTCCCGGTCCCGGAGTGTCACCCGAGGAGCGCAGCGCCAGACAGTGATGTCACCGCGGGCACCAACAAAGGCCGCGGTACCGGACGGACACCCAGCCCGGAACCCCTCACCCTCCCTCGGGGCCTCGGCGACCGATCCTCGCCAGGCAGCGGGGGGGatcaccacacacacacacccccagccTCCGCCATACCCCCGGTcaggcccggcccggcccggcccggcgcaCCCCGCCGGAACCTCGCCTCCCGTCTGCCGAGAGAGGCCCGAGGTGCGAGACTGGAGGAGACAAAGCGGCTTCCACCGCTCCCCCCTCCCGGGTACGCCTGAGCGGAAAGGGAGAGGTTCGGGCGGCCGCCCAGCGCAGGAGCggcggcgggagggagggagagaggcagCGGcggcccccggcccggccctcaGGGCTTGCGGCCTGGCGGCTGCGCTGCCCTGCGCTCCTCTCCTCacccccttccccagggctccCTCTGCCCGCCCCGCTGCCTCCCGTTCCCCTCCAGCCCCCGATTTCCGCGctccccgccccctcccctACCTGAtatggcggcggcggctcctGATCCGGCTCAGCCCCGTCCCCGTAGCTGGCTCTGTCCGACTGGGACTCGTGAAGCAGCGAGATGTCATCCGAGGTGGGGGACTTAAGACAGTTCCCCATCTTCCCCTCCCCGGGGAGGGGGGCTcttcctcctccgcctcctcctcctcagggacGGACCGCCAGCCCCCGCCGGCGGCGGCTCCGCACCCTCAGCCTCCCCGCCGCAGCACGCAGCCCGCAGCCGCCCCGCCGGGAAGGCTCATGCCAGCCCCGGCCCTAAGCGGCTTAACACCAGCACAGCCGCTTCTCGCTTCGCTCCGCAGCCGCCCCGACCCCCCGAGCCGGGGGAGGCGGCAGGACTGGCCTCCCACCCCCCGGGGGGGCGGCGTGGGGCAGCGGGCTCCGGTGGGGTGCGCCCGCCCCGCGGCAGCCCGGCGCTGTTCTGCTTCCTGGTCACCAGCTCCCTGCGCACTGGGCTTTGTCGCACAGGCCGCCctggctcctcctcctcccactccTCCCCGTCGGGCCGGGTTAAGCAGCCCCAAGGCCCCGGTAAAGCCGAGCTCGGTCCCGAACCGGCTCTCGGGGGAACGCTGCCCCCTCCACGGGACGAGGCGAAGCGGGGCGGGACTGGACGGGACGTCCGTCCGGATGCTGCCGCCTGCGAGGCAATGGGCTCCCCCCTCAGCCACCGCCACCCCCCCAAAATG GAAGTGTCAGCAAGATGACATGGCAGTAGGTAAAAAATTAGGCAA CTATGTGTCTTCTGCAATACCAGAGTGA